Proteins co-encoded in one Malus domestica chromosome 09, GDT2T_hap1 genomic window:
- the LOC139187888 gene encoding uncharacterized protein — protein MVILLRARYSWTHLRIQDFKSVAECNLALFRITSQMKLCGDTITDELLLKKTFSTFHASNMLLQQQYRARSFTEFNQLISVLLKGKAHMNTPRNPEGVCHSCSGKEHWVRICRTPKHLVELYQASFKEKGVEINFFDQAQPMDTPDPVTNLSGQLNTTHLDATDFINERGNEVYGSD, from the exons atGGTGATTCTTCTAAGAGCTCGCTATAGctggactcacctaaggatccaggatttcaagtcAGTGGCTGAGTGCAATTTGgcgttgttcagaattacctctcagatgaagctcTGTGGGGATACTATTACTGATGAGTTGTTATTGaaaaagactttcagcacattccaCGCCTCTAACATGCTCCTGCAGCAGCAGTATAGAGCGCGAAGCTTCACTGAATtcaaccagctgatatctgtgctcctg AAAGGAAAAGCTCATATGAACACTCCTAGAAATCCTGAAGGAGTTTGTCATAGCTGTAGTGGCAAAGAACATTGGGTGCGAATTTGTCGCACTCCAAAGCATCTGGTGGAGCTGTATCAAGCCTCCttcaaggagaagggtgtcgagatcAATTTCTTCGACCAGGCTCAACCAATGGACACCCCTGATCCAGTGACCAATTTATCAGGACAATTAAACACAACCCACCTGGATGCTACAGACTTTATTaatgaaagagggaatgaagtttatgggtccgattga